Genomic window (Kwoniella botswanensis chromosome 1, complete sequence):
CGGAAGTAACTACAGCCGACAAGCTTTGAAGGATATTCTAGTTATAGCTGAGAAACATAAGGTTCCTATCATCGCGGATGAGATCTATGGACATATGGTGAGTGACAAGTGACAGGTGTCTATTAAACCTTCTACGGCTGGTCAGCTGATCTGTTATTGTAAACATCAGACCTGGTCAGCTCCCTTCACTCCTTTGGCCTCCCTCTCAAATACAGTCCCAATCATCACTCTTTCCGGTCTCTCCAAGCGATTCCTCGTCCCCGGTTGGCGTTTCGGCTGGTTATGCCTTCATGATCCTCTTGGAATAGCCTCCAGCATCAAAAATGGAATGCAGTGCTGGGGTAATCGGTTCATGGGTCCTAATAGCTTGATACAAGCTGCTTTGCCTACTATCTTGGCGACTGAACCAGAATGGTATGACGAGGTCATCAACAAGATTGAGGTATGTTTTACTCGGATGTTCCGCACCGTCTAAGACATGGCTGATGTACTCTGTGACAGGCTCTCGCCAAGATAGTATATCAAGGAGTCAGTGATGCTCCAGGTCTCAGTACCAATTGTTCCAGCGGAGCGATGTACAGTTTCGTAAAGATCGATCTAGCGGCTTTCCCAACGATCAAGGATGATGTTGCGTTCGCTACTGCCCTGTACAACGAACAGGCAGTATTCGTGCTGCCCGGACTTTGTTTTGGTATGCCTGGATACTTCAGGATAGTCCTTGGAACTCCATCGGGTGTGATGACTGAGGTTATCGAAAGGATACAACAGTTTTGCAACAAACACAGTGTGATCGATCAAGACCAGTGATGGACTATGCATAGATGTTATAGAGATACTTGTACACGAATACACTATTATAATGTTTTACAATCAATGGTTGCAATGCATACCAGACTAGTATCAATGTCCATAACCTCTTGTGCAATGAATTTCATCCTATTTGACGTTATGAGATATAAACCTGTTGCTTGAGTAGAGGTTTGGGGAGGCTTGCCCCTAAATCCGCGAAAGCTCGAAAAGCGTTCATGTCGACTCTCGATTTGAACAGAACGAAAACTATGAAGGCGCGTCAGCCGTTTTTGCTTTATAATCAGGTATAATGAACGCATGAACGCACCATGAGTTGGATCATGACCGGAGGCCCTCTCTGCTTCCTGACACACATCGTAGCCCGCCGCGCAATGGCAGCATCGCAGCCATACCCCACGGATCTGATCACCATGTACATCACACAGGGTCTCTCGATGGAGAACATGTTTTAAGTAGGCTGTAGGATCCCTTGCATTGATAGTCGACAAGGCAGATGTCGGTACTTTACCCACTGGTTGCCGGTAAAGGGGCGGTAAGATAGGTCGGGATGATCTGATGGGAACGTGAACTGGACGATCGAATCTGAAGAATACATGGGTCGGATCGTGAACACGATAGGAGCGTAGCTCGCAGATGGAGCACTACGGTACGATTATCAGTCAGAACTACCGAAGGGAAGGAGTCTGTACTCACTAAATTGTATCCCTCCGGCTCAGAAGGACAATTTGCACACTGGAATCTCCTTCCCATGATCCACTCGTTGCAATTGCCGCATTTCAAGCCGTGATCTAGGGCGTCTCGAGTGGTGACAGCCAATCTAGGTGGTGAAAATGCTGGATTCCGAGCCGCTGTCGGAGCATACACCGTATCGTTGGTAGGtgacgatgatcttgaggagGTTTCCCCGTCACCTGACATCGTCCCGGTGGCCATCGTTCGATCCTGATGAAACCATCGGTCTCTGGCGCGACGAGAGACAGCGTCGACTTGGTGCGATGAGATAGGTACTGGTATCTGTCAGAGCATAGAAGTCAGCAACGCTTGTATGGATATCATGTGGTGTTCACCCACCTTCATCATGATATGATCTGCGGTATGGCTGGTGCCATTAACGTCCAGAACCACAGCTTCACATTGTATACAGAGATCTACGGCACAGACAGCGCAATGGAACCTTGGACCGACGATATCCTGCAGACAGTTATGGCAGAAAGCTCCAGGATGACGAGTGGGTTGAGGTATCTCGTGACGGGGGGGAGGGACCTCTTCCAGACCCAAGGAGGTgtttgttgaagaaggtacATCAGGTAGAGACAGGAACGCATGCGCTGGATGAATCTCTTCGACTTTGTGATAGCAAGCAGAACAGAGGTCGAAGCTGGGACATGACACGCCTGCAAATAAGCCATTGTACACGGATTTGATCTACTCACATTTGTAACGGTTTGAGAACAGAGGGTTTCTACATATCGTACATTCGTTGACTTCGCTATATTCTGCagcaatgtgagtgatcgaCTCCAGGGATAGAAATTTGACACTTACCCACATCGACCCATCCTTCCGCCGCCCAAGTCTTCTCCCTAAAAGTATGACGAACGTCGCCACCTTGCCTTCGTCTTCGCCTTTCCGCATGACTTGACTTGGCTTTAGCGGCAGTCGCTCTGGTGTGAGCGATTCCGTGAACCTCAATACAATCAGCGCAAAGCTCGTAGCCACGGGGCTTTGGCCGACGGCCATTCAGAAGAGCACCGTTGggagagagaggtgagtctggGGGAGTCAATCCATACCGATAGGTTGCTGTGGTAGGCGATGATTGTATTTGGGTGGCAGTGAGTTGGCTGGGAGTGGCAACATTGTATACGGTTCGAGACTCCGTGGATGTACGGCTAGTTGTATCTGAAGACGAATCGCTATCACTGCTCCACAAGATTGACTTCGCTCCTTTGGAAGTATTCTCTTTCCAGAATTCCCCCTCACCGCAACTTTGGCAGACATACCGCATATAATCTAGGCGGATACCACAGGCAGAGCAGTCTGGTGCCAGTATCGGGGGCCCAGCGGGTTCTGCGATACGTACGAGTTCGTGTGGTAGGGGTGTCTGAGGAGGAGAGGTCGATAACGTGATTGAAGAAAAAGGGCGATTGCTAGGACCCTCCCCGAAATCTGAGTGAGACGAATGGGATGATGCATCGGTGTGATAGGAATAATAGTAACCTATTTCACACTGTTAGCTAAACTGAAGCCTTTTCCTGGTTGTGACACTCACGACCTCTCGCATCACGCACCAAAGCGATATCCCCTGgtctctcatcatcgctctcaCTGTCTTCATCACTGTCGTCATAGCGCTTTGACCGTGCGACAGGTCTCGGTGCGGAGACGAGTTTTCGAGAGGCCAAGCGAGACTGTTCACGCAACCATCGGGTGCCGAGATCCGAGGCTGTCAAGAGAGATGGGGGATCCTCATCATGATCACCAAAGGGTGTGATAGTCTGAGAGTTTGTCCGTTCATGACTCAAAGTCTGTGACCGGGATCCGGACGGCTGACTATCCAGCTCTAGGGAACTAAACTGCTGAATCGTGGATTCCCCTGATGCGATTTCCGACTCCTGCACATAATCAGATTGAGAGTATCGCCTTGAGCTCCTTGAGCTCTGCTCATACCCCCCTGATCTCCAGCTACCTTCACTCTGACTCTTCGTCTCGTCATAAGATCCTGTTCCTGTTCGAAAGCTCGATACGGATGATGTATCGCTCAGACTTGGTCCATCATATTCCACCAGGACATCGAGACGGATCGTTATTTTCTGATTGGAAAAGGCGTACATTAGGTTGCCCGAAGTGGATCCCGAATATGTCGATAAAGCGGCATCATCGTCACCAGAAATGAAGTAAGTGATTGCCTCGGTGAGATCCCTATCTGATCTTATGTGAAATTCctctccatcgtcatcgGTATAAGCGAGAGAGAAGGGTGAGGCTGAGAGCGAAAAGCATTCTTCGACCTACCAATCAAGTTAGCAATGAGGCTAGACACTATGcttgtgatgatgagagcTCACTCTAAGACGCAATGAGTCAAGTCTACAAGTAGCTGCGGAGGGGAAGGTGACCTTGCGGGTATTGCCATCGAATGCGCATTTGATGACTAACGGTCGATTGGGTCGATCTGCGAGAGAtctggaagaggagggatgCATGGCTGATGCTATGGGGGGGAGTCCATGTGGGACGATGCTGTTGGGCCTGCTGTGGTTACGGTTGTGGATGGTTATGGTCACAGGTGATATATTCAAAACATGTCAACAAATATGACCACAGTAGACACAGTACGAGAGCTATACgggtgaaagtgatgacGTGGAATATGTCATGCAATGGATATCTAAAGATACCTTcaccctccttcctccttcctccttccttcttcccctcatcatcatcatcaatatcatcatcgtcgtgTAGCATAGCATTGCACCACCTATGCCCCCTCAGACAACCTCCTCTATGATACGATAGATAACCTGTAGTCACCATGCCAGCCGCgtcttcatctcgtcagcaATCCCTATTgtcatccacttcttccaacaACCGCTCAGTCCCAGCTCAGGGTCAACCGCAACTGCCTCTATGGAAGTCAGCaaccgatgaagatggtcCTGCCGACGAAGAAATGTTCGCTATGGACGCTGGGCCAAGCGACTACTGGAAGCGGTCtccctcaccctcttccGCACAAGAGTTGGCCCCTATAAACTGGCGTATGCCTTCTGATAAACCGTTCGACGTTGAAACGGTGGAGGACGGCCCGAGTGATCATTTTGGTATACCATCCTCTCGGCAGCAGACCTCTGGATGCAATACTCCATCCGAAATAGCGAGATATGAGCAAGGTTTACAGAATGTATTAAACGACTATACGTCCCCACCCAGAACACCCAGCCCTCAGTCCCGTTTTCCTAATCATGGCTATAGCAGGACATTCCAAAATATCGTAGGAGAAAAGGCTGGAGAAGTTGATGGCAGCTCCTTGGGAGACGAGGAATTTGGAAGGTTGAATGACTCTGTTGGCTTGGTGAGTAGCATCTCACTAACATGAGTATGGCTGATGAAGCAATAGGATAAGGATTCTGACCGTAcaccatccatcatatcGAACAACCTGAAAAAGAAGTCGTTCTTACCCTCACCGAGCCCTAACAAGCGGGCTTCTTTTATACGTGAGTACTTCGTTGGCTATGGGTCTCCATGGTAACTGACGCAGCGATTTGACCCAAAGATCCTTCTATATCTCGTCTACGTTCGCATATGCGTACAACATCGAATTCTACCCAACACACCACGCAACCACCTCAGCTATCTCACCTGCGTACAGCCAGTCATTTCTCGCAGATATCAGAGACAAAGTCTGAAACCTTCTCGGTCGATAGCAACCCCTCACAGCAACAGCCAGAAATATCATCCAAGGATCCGGCTTTTGCATTCCATCCGCTGCGGCGACTATCTGTCAATCTGTTCTCGCGGGAAGAGACACCCGCAGTGGTGGATGTTAGAGGGATGATCGCCGGCGGAACGGATAGAGGGACTGTGCTGGTGTACGGCTTCGATCAGAATTTGAAATACATCTTACCCAACGAAGGAAGCGGTGAGTTAGTTTGTATTCGTTCTTTGGCTGACGTTCAGACTCCCCCGTCACTGCCGtcaccatatcatctgatCAAACCTATATCGCCGTTGGTCGAGCATCTGGAAACATACATCTCTACGACCTGTCCAATCCAAGCAAAGCGTCTCGTACGACAGTCGCTCTGACCCTCCCCCAAGTTCTATCTGGTCGCCGAGAGGGGCATCTGCAGAACAGTCGCATCTTACACATCGGATTCGTTGGAGCTCGGCATACCTCCATCGTCAGTGGGGATGAGCATGGTCGGGCGTTCTGGTGGAGTCTTGGGAAAGTCATCGGTGTTGAGAGCAACGATGTTGTTCGGATGCTTGGCAGCTACCCGGATCCCGAGAAGCCACTAAAGAGACCAACGACGCTATTTGCCGCTTTACCATTACCACTTTCTGATCAGCTGCGTCCCGTCGACTCTTTAAACCTGTCGGCTCTATTGACTCCTGCTAAATTGGTCATTGTCGGATTGAAACCGACCCCAAAAACTTGGTATCGTAAGATGAGGGATAATCTCGGTGGGGAATATGGAGGATCAATCGGTTGCGCTGTCTGGTCACCATTAGCAAAAGAACCCATTCTGGCATACGCTTGGGGACGTTCTATTCGGTTGCTATACATTCATGGTAAAGATCCAGAGTTTGAGGAGGGAAAGACCTTTGAGACTAGTGAACCAGTCCGGGCTATGCAGTGGTATGACGATAACGTGAGTCTGAAGTCGAAGTGTCTCTTAGCTGACTCCTTGATACAGCATATTCTGGTTATATCCTCCAATCAACTTCTCCTCTTGAGTACGAACACTATGGCGCCCGTAGAGACGACGCTACTGCAAACCCGACTCCTCACTTCTCAAGATTCATTCTCCCATATGGCGAAATCGCCCTCCTTCAAACCTCTTGAGTCCCTTGCTGGCAGTGTGAGATGCTATCGGGATAAACTGTTTCTACTTGTAAGTCCAAACTTAAGCAGTGGGTCGCTGACATGCCAGACCAAAACCACTCTTCAAGTCGGTACGCTTCAGCACTGGAACGATAGGATCCTCTCCCATGTTCAGCAAGGCGATTTCATCGGTGCCATTCAGACGGCCTTGGCGTACTACGAAAATCGGGCCACAGGCAATACGATCAATCTCccagaagatatcgataccCGCAGAGAGGTCATTGCAAAGCGTTTGCATGAGCTCCTGCTTGCGTCTCTGCGATGGGCATTCTCACCTGATCGTCTCACCGAGAATACCCATCTCGGACAGGGTATCGACTTAACCAGTCTCTTCGAAGGCCTTGCTGCCGCTTCAATAGAAGCGTGCCTTTCTATGCAAGATCTCAGCTTCCTTTTCGACGAAGGCTACGAACACTTTGCGCAAGCCGGCATCCAAGGGATATTTCTCGATCTACTGGAGCCCCATATCCTTTCCGGAGGCATTCGGCAGATCCCACCCAGCGTCTTTCAAGCGCTCATCAAGTCCCACGAGGACAAAAATCAGCTCGATAAAGCAGAAGCAATCATCTGGAATGTTGATCCAACCTCGCTCGACATCAATCATGCAATCACAATGTGCGAGGCTCATGGTCTCTGGGATGCGATGATCTATGTCTACACCCGAGCGCTGCAAGATTACGTAGCTCCTCTGGTCAAATTGATCAATGTGGTCCGAGACATTCAGCAAGATCGTTTAAATCGGCCCTCTCTCGTTGGGGATAACGCCGAACATCTCGAACAATGGGCACCTAACGCATATAAGCTCTACGCCTATGTAGAGTCAGTGCTGTCGGGTCTATCGTATCCAAGTGGAGAACCGCTTCCCGATGACCAGGCTCATACGGCTCGTACGGACGTTTATTCCTTCATTTTTGCCGGTCGAACAATCTCTTGGCCGACCTCAACCGATCTCATTCTCACAGGTGATGGCCCTGAACCACCATATCCTTATCTCAATCTGCTACTGCGCTTCGACACCGAAGCGTTTCTGCACTCCATGGATATCGCATTCGAGGATTCGTATCTGAATGACACCTCTGGCGCCATGAACCGTCAATCCATCGTCAACCTCATGCTCGATGTCATGGATCCAGAATATTTCCACCCAGGAGATATCACGTTTCTCCACATCTTCGTCGCCCGTAATCTACCAAAGTACCCCCAGTTCCTTTTCATTCCTCCATCGACGCTCCATCGTATCTTGGTCAGTCTCGCAAGCGATCCCGATCAGAGCACCCGCGAAGATAGACAACTTGCTGCCGAATATCTGCTCTCCGCCTACACGCCTCACGATTCCGATGCGATGTTAGAGCTTTTTGATCAAGCAGGCTTTTATAGAATTTTGCGGACATCCTACCGACAGCAGCACAAATGGGGCAAGCTCATCTCGACTCTGCTCAGGGATCCGGAATCTGATGATCAAGTCTTCGCCGATCTCGACGATATCATAACCTCGGCTTCGGCGTCTGAAGAAGTCTTCGAAGCCGTCTCTGAAGCTCTACCCCAATTATTGACGATTGGTGTTCGTCAGACCGCCACATTACTCGATCGAGACCTGCCTTCTTGCCATTCCAGCGCGATTGAGGCGTTGTCGTCCGCTCCACACAAGCAGATGGCGTATTTGCGCTGTCTTCTTGAACCCGAGACTGAGACTCGTTCGGATCATGtcgatcaacctcttcgACATTTATACATTTCGCTTCTTTGTCAAAATGATCCCGATCACCTGATTCCTTTCCTCGATTCTCAAGAACCTAATTACTTTGATCTCTCCCAGCTTGCTACCGAATGCGAGTCTCGACAGATCTTCGAAGGACAATTATGGGCACTCAATCGCTTGGGCAAGACTGAAGAAACGTTCGACATGGTCGGAAATATCCTTCGCAATCTAGGTCTAGACCTTGGAGAAGCAATACTATCTGATGATTTAGGGACGATTCACATGGCGATCTCCAACATTCAATCTGTCTCACGAATGGCCACACGGCTGTGCCGGGAGCATTCCTTTTCTCGAATAATTACCGGAGAAGTCGAAGACATGTGGTTGGGAGTGCTGCATGCGATCATTGAGCTGGTACATTCAGTCTCAGCTTTACGACCCATGCAAGATACCACCTCCGCCAATGCCGCAGTCGCGGCTCTTCGAAGCACTGTGCAAGAGACCCTTGCTTCGCTCGTAAACTCGTCATCGCCCTCGCTGTCTTTTCCGCGACTCTTCAAGAAGCTAGTCGATGCATCCACTACCGGGACCAACACAGGCGGTCAGAAGGGGCGCACCTATGCCGAATTCCGTACGATCCTCACTGGTATGCTCGACTCCTACCGtgcagaaggtgagatgCTCAGTATGACCACTCGGCTTGTTGAAACGGATCTATTCGAGATTTTGGCGATTTTGAAagcgagaagagaaagtgggTGGACTTTAGTCTCCTCCGATTGTGGGGCTTGCGGAGAAACGcttgatggagaagagacgGTCGTCAGGGCCAATGGAGCTGGGTTACATCGGACGTGCGTTGATAGCTAGATAGCTCTATGCATACAACATTTATACTGGCCTCAGCAGTTTTACAATCTCGTCTCTGCCAGAGATTTCCGCCAATTGCAAAGGAGTTTGAGAGTCTTCGTCCTATAGACACTTTGTAAGCGAGATGCGATTACACTTGAACGAGTGTAAATTGCACTCACCTCTGCATCCCTATCAGCTCCGTAACGAAGCAGCAGCTTAGTCATTTCGATGTGCCCTCGATCAGCTGCTAAGTGAAGTGGGGTATATCCCTACTGAAGTAGTCAGCGTTGCACTGCACCGACTGAGCTACAAAACTCACAAATTCGTCCCTGAGGTGTACCAACGTTTTATCCTGATTCAACAATAATTCTGCTTGTTGCACTTCATTGTCTGATACCgcaaggtgaagaggatgggtGTCACTATGATCACTGCTTGTCAGCGACAATTACATCAAGTAATATGGGAGATATCTCACTTActgatcgtcttcatctaTTTCTCCAGACATGACGCTAACTTTTACACCACCTATTGGATTATCCTCTCGACCATAATTCTTGTTCCGTATGGGTTCATCATCTAGATTCTCAAGATCTacgtcctcctcctcctcggtGGGCGTTTTACCAGACCAACCGATCTGCAAAGCTATTTCTATATAGCGCTGTCGAGCCAACTGCTTCCCCCCATCTCCTTTGGAAGAGTATTTGGTGTGCTGAGCGGCCCAAGCATCATACTTGGCTCGAGGAGCGGGTGAAAAGATTGAAGGACGACTTCCGTTACTTTGGGAGGGGGTCAGATGAGAGACATAACATGATGTGTAGCAACTCGCTCACGGTCCATCTAGTGTGTTGATGTATTTGAATAACCCGTAAAGCTGTTAGATGCAGCATAAGCGAGTTGGTTGGTATCGATAAACAGACTCACCTCCAGCTTAATTTCATTTGGTAAACTTGCGGCAGATGGAGCGGATGATAACCATGTAGAGGCTGCATTGAATTCCTTCTCCACGGATGCCGCCCTATCAGTCATCTTATAGCTCTTCAACTGGGGGATAGATTGATGTGAAAAACGACAGGGAGGAACCTGTACAttatatgcatatacaaACAAATCGACGATGCTACATATATTGATGCTGTTACGATTGAAATGTTCATAAGAGGAAATCGtgacatcatcactttcatTACTGGATCATCTAAAAGtcattatcttcttccacatgTTCTATTCTTTACCAAATCACCCCTACCAGAGCCAGCAATACGATGTGAGCCATTGGTAATAGCATCCATGTCCACCGACTACCACAGACGAAAGCTAAGATTGCAAAAGTGAACAGGCTCATTCGACAAATCTGAATCGTTCTGCGATCACAAGTCAACGGTTGACGAGAtagaaagctgaagagacaaccactcacatattcctcttcttagGACTGCTACCACCGGCACACAAAACTGTCAAGAGCACGGCTGGTCCTACGTAGAGTATGTTGTGTTCGATAGACAACGGATGTTGCCAGTTGGTCCATAAACTTCTACCCCAGACAAGTAACGTCGTCGCTTTAAAGggtaagaggaagatcattAAGAACAAAATGGTATTTCCGAATTCATCGGATATCTGCGGAACATACGTGAGCACCAGTCTGCTTAAGCAAATAGAAAGTGTTCCTCACATCTATACGATCTTTCCATATGAGGCTGGCCCATAGTACTGCCACCGACACGACAAAGACGAGTTGATGAGGTATGAACAAATATACCAGGACCATGATCAGGCACATCAGGAATACCGATCGTGAGGGATGAGTATTGATGGTATGACTGAAAAAGAGTCAGCTCAGCTGAGGGCTAGCGGAAGACTTCTAGACACACTCACTTGGACTCTTGAGACCCCCTTCCAAAAGCTCGTAACACCATGGTTCTAAGCGAAGCATTGATGAAGTGAACTCCAAACCAAGCGACACATGTCAAGCTGAATGTCCACAAAGCCATAAAAATTACAAGTGGCAGCAGAGCCAGGTCAACGGTCCCGAGCATGAGGGTATTGAGATGCAGGGTAGTTCCCAAACATGCTTGTACGATGTTTACAACGCCCAGTAACACGCAACAGCCAAGCAGCCAACGCCGACCTACTTGCTCCAGACCATCACCAAAAGATGGAAATCTCCCTATGATGATACAAAGTCGGCAATATATCGACCATCGATCCTGTGACGACTTACCCTCTCTCCTTAATACCTGCAACTGCATTAGTAGCACGACCGCGATCCACCCCAAAGGCCATGAAATAAAGGTCATTCGGTAGCGAGTGACGATCTTGGCCAAGATGCCAAAAGTGTCTATGGAAATCTGCAATTGCTCAACTCGACAATCCGATTGTTGGACAATTCTCAGAGTCACACCGCTGGCAGTACTTTCTCCCGATTGGAAAGGTATGCTTTCCACATGCGAATGCAAAAATATGGATTGGCCGCTTTTGGTATTAGGGTACGAGCGAGATTCCGATGTGACGTTTTGGAAAGGATATGAGGGTATCGAAATATGCTGAATGATGGGACGGAGACCTGAGACATCATCAGTATGTAGTCAAGTAGCCACATTCTTTACTCACCGTCACAGCTACCAGCTAGGATGGTTCTAACTTTATGTACAAGCAAAGACGATGAGCGAGTTTTGGGAAAGTTCAGCATGAGGGAAGTTGCATTACGTGACGAGTCGTTGGCGCCtgtcatctcatcagcataAGCATCATCCACAAGTCCTTTAACTCACGCCATGTCGATGTCTGCGATGtcatcacctttcttgatCTGGCTT
Coding sequences:
- a CDS encoding tyrosine aminotransferase, which translates into the protein MPDIQLIAAQDITAQAPLKPTTSIVKKEWNVRVSPAVGRSRNPIRETLASITANQPSCSKTPINLGLGDPTHYPLHPPPPAAITAVAQAAIGGGANGYLNGVGSTEARQAVADYHERWDQVKYDISDIVLTHGVGQGLDLLFSVMIPPASVEKSNILLPRPGFAQYTALLANLDAEIRYYDCVEDKDWEVDLEMIDQLCDDNTRAILINNPSNPCGSNYSRQALKDILVIAEKHKVPIIADEIYGHMTWSAPFTPLASLSNTVPIITLSGLSKRFLVPGWRFGWLCLHDPLGIASSIKNGMQCWGNRFMGPNSLIQAALPTILATEPEWYDEVINKIEALAKIVYQGVSDAPGLSTNCSSGAMYSFVKIDLAAFPTIKDDVAFATALYNEQAVFVLPGLCFGMPGYFRIVLGTPSGVMTEVIERIQQFCNKHSVIDQDQ